In the Portunus trituberculatus isolate SZX2019 chromosome 21, ASM1759143v1, whole genome shotgun sequence genome, one interval contains:
- the LOC123507265 gene encoding sprouty-related, EVH1 domain-containing protein 2-like isoform X3 yields MHFPLRASSPSRTTHGNYLVRVRAQVMMRDDSTGLWVPMGGGGLSNVSVRKRVIQPDLDDSKHEYLIYGKRISDQTVVLSCTIKKDFEYYKVMPTFHHWKTGDMKFGLTFQTAADARAFDNGVCMAFDDLVEGLNDLPSYRHGLDVEKVFVTVHLPPVEREGPRSSSGSVTTSSSRHTPTVTPIQTPDHPSHPSHYHHHHHHHHHHHYPPPPPPGGGSGVGGVVSVGGVGISTTNTSSTPPNLPATTTGMTQPYPHSHPHPNHHHDYLHHITFLPRPKPPLPPNIKPPDKPIEPEYDHKPENPLDLPPDQDKTNVTVDPSSYVQFEENPRHHYSYPVVEVKPEKRDIASIKKYQNPDLGRGTPSQPMVPPVPTTRRLPKKDKNKRTIKARCKHCQDMFTYDKNSRGSCEYAPDCVRSAIDTLTCITCAQCMLYHCMSDAEGEFAHHPCECGGPGGTADESCGRRWLGLTLLSLLVPCLWCYLPLRACHQGAVACGLCGGRHEAS; encoded by the exons CGGCAACTATTTGGTTCGAGTGCGTGCTCAGGTGATGATGCGTGATGACAGCACAGGTCTTTGGGTGCCCATGGGTGGGGGCGGCCTCTCCAACGTGTCTGTCAGGAAGCGCGTCATCCAGCCCGACCTTGATGACTCCAAGCATGAATATCTCATCTACGGGAAGAGAATATCAGATCAGACT GTAGTACTCAGTTGTACAATAAAGAAGGACTTTGAGTACTACAAAGTGATGCCTACCTTTCACCACTGGAAGACTGGGGACATGAAGTTTGGACTAACATTTCAGACAGCAGCCGATGCAAGAGCTTTTGACAATGGCGTCTGCATGGCTTTCGATGACTTGGTTGAGG GTCTCAATGACTTGCCATCGTACCGCCATGGCCTCGATGTAGAAAAAGTATTTGTG ACGGTCCACCTTCCTCCAGTGGAAAGAGAAGGCCCACGGTCGTCATCGGGGTCggtcaccaccagcagcagccgtCACACACCCACCGTAACTCCCATCCAGACCCCAGACCACCCCTCCCACCcctctcactaccaccaccaccaccatcaccaccaccaccaccactatccaccaccaccaccaccaggaggaggaagtggggtgGGGGGGGTTGTGTCAGTGGGAGGAGTTGGCATTTCCACAACAAACACGTCTTCTACCCCTCCTAACCTACCCGCCACAACGACTGGGATGACTCAACCGTatccacactcacacccacaccccaaccaccaccatgatTACTTGCACCACATCACCTTTCTGCCGAGACCCAAGCCTCCCTTGCCTCCCAATATCAAGCCCCCAGACAAGCCAATAGAACCAGAATATGATCACAAGCCTGAAAACCCTCTTGATCTCCCTCCAGACCAAGACAAAACGAATGTTACTGTAGACCCTTCTTCTTATGTCCAATTCGAAGAAAACCCTCGCCACCACTACAGCTATCCAGTGGTGGAAGTAAAGCCAGAGAAGAGGGACATTGCATCTATCAAGAAATATCAGAATCCAGACCTTGGTAGGGGAACTCCTTCACAACCTATGGTCCCACCTGTTCCTACAACCAGAAGACTACCaaaaaaggataagaacaaAAGGACCATAAAGGCCCGTTGCAAGCATTGCCAAGATATGTTTACCTATGACAAAAATTCACGAGGCAGTTGCGAATATGCCCCAGATTGTGTGCGTTCAGCCATCGACACGCTTACTTGCATCACTTGTGCACAGTGTATGTTGTACCACTGCATGAGTGATGCAGAAGGAGAGTTTGCACACCATCCATGTGAGTGTGGGGGACCTGGAGGCACAGCAGATGAGTCATGTGGGCGGAGGTGGCTGGGATTGACCCTGTTATCCTTGTTGGTGCCATGCTTGTGGTGCTATCTTCCACTACGAGCATGTCACCAGGGTGCTGTTGCTTGCGGCCTGTGTGGTGGAAGACATGAGGCCTCCTGA